The genomic stretch GCCCCGATCGCCTACATGCGCGGCCGGACCCTCCACTCCTCTTTCGTCATCCTTGACGAGGCGCAGAACGCCACAACCCAGCAGATGAAAATGTTCTTGACACGCCTTGGAACATCAAGCCGTGCTATCGTGACCGGGGACATCACGCAAATCGACCTTGCGAGTCGCTTCGACAGCGGATTGATCCAGGCAAGATCGATTCTGCCCGATGTGGACGGGATCTCGTTCGTCTACTTTGATACCCGAGACGTGGTGCGGCACAAACTTGTCAAGGACATTATCGCGGCTTACGAAAAGATGGAGAGCGACAAGACAGCCGGCGACCCGTCGTCGTAAAGCGACGAAGACGTCGCCTCTCGTCACCGCGCTCTATGGCCGGCCGGCTGTGCTCTCCTCTACCACTGCGTAGCAGTGGCGGCCCGGCGCCTTCGACGAGAGCGACGCGGGTCCTGTCAATCGCACCAGAATACCGTCCGGCCCATACGGAGGATGTCGTGATCGCTCTGCCATTGATCTTCTCCACGGTCACGCCTGGTTCGTCTCGCAACCTACTCTCCATCAATGGGTTGTCCAGTTCTGTCTGGCGCCACCGAGACACTTCTCGATAAGCCATGCCCTTGGCCATTCGTGAACTGCGAACGCTATCGGCGGGCCCGTCGATTCTCCGGCACGCGCTCAAAGACATTATCAATCAGGCGCGTCTCTCCAAAATGGACGGCCACGGCGGCAACCACGTGATCGCCGGCGGACAGCGTCGACATCGGCTGCAAGGATTCCGCGTCAACCACTTCGGCATATTGCAATTTCGCCAGTGGAGCCAACGCAACACACGCTTTCATAGCGTCCACCACAGCCACGGGATTCGACTCGCCTTCGAGAATGAGCCTCTGCGCTGTAGAGACCGCATCATGCAATACGGTCGCCTGCGCTCGAGCCTCCTCGTTCAGGTACTTGTTTCTCGATGAGAGAGCCAACCCGTCCGGCTCTCGAACGGTTGGACCACCAACAATCTCGATACCGAAGTTCAGATCGAGTGCCATCCTTCGGACGATCACAAACTGCTGTGCATCCTTCCGTCCAAATACGGCGACGGTTGGCATACACGAGTTGAACAGCTTCGCGACGATGGTCGTCACGCCTTCGAAGTGGCCGGGACGAAACGGCCCGCATAGATGATCCGTCAACGACCGGGGCACCACGCGTATCACCTGTGACGACACGCCGTTGGCATAGATGTCGTCGACCGTTGGCGCAAACACGGCGTCAACACCTCCCGCTTCTCCCAACCTCTTCAGATCGCCGGCCAGGTCACGAGGATACCTTCCGAAGTCTTCATTCGGTCCAAACTGCGACGGATTGACGAACACGGACACTATTACGACAGGAGCCGCTTCACGGGCCAGGGACAGAAGCGACAGGTGCCCGGCGTGGAGTGCACCCATGGTTGGTACCAGGGCTACGTCGTTACCGCGCTTGCGAGATGCAAGTGCTAACCTGCGCATCTCGTCAACATCGCTGATGACTTTCATGCATCCTCCCGAGAGTCCGTTGTTGTACGACCAAAATAGACTCCAAACTGCTGGCTTTTGCAAGTTGTCCCTACAGCCACAGGGACGCAACTCTCGGCGTCCAGGCATATCTTGAGTACGGGCCGGTGCCAGACAACCCCGGCCGTCATTTCAAGTGCCGCGACCTTACATAGAAGCCCCTAACACTATGTCCGAGTTTAGAATAGAGAAAGACTCCCTGGGTGACGTCCACGTGCCAGCGTCTGCTTACTACGGCGCCCAGACGCAGAGAGCGGTGGACAATTTTCCGATCAGCGGTTT from Rhodothermales bacterium encodes the following:
- a CDS encoding pantoate--beta-alanine ligase; translation: MKVISDVDEMRRLALASRKRGNDVALVPTMGALHAGHLSLLSLAREAAPVVIVSVFVNPSQFGPNEDFGRYPRDLAGDLKRLGEAGGVDAVFAPTVDDIYANGVSSQVIRVVPRSLTDHLCGPFRPGHFEGVTTIVAKLFNSCMPTVAVFGRKDAQQFVIVRRMALDLNFGIEIVGGPTVREPDGLALSSRNKYLNEEARAQATVLHDAVSTAQRLILEGESNPVAVVDAMKACVALAPLAKLQYAEVVDAESLQPMSTLSAGDHVVAAVAVHFGETRLIDNVFERVPENRRARR